From Saccharomyces paradoxus chromosome IX, complete sequence, one genomic window encodes:
- the MNT3 gene encoding alpha-1,3-mannosyltransferase MNT3 (Alpha-1,3-mannosyltransferase~similar to YIL014W) has product MLKSLKSRRLILKRSITLLLSLLFSYLIFSASRNATSSNKLNSHASERTAVESSAFGWIEKRQRQMESENLIKRLFAFFLPSLSTTPYNERVLLTQLAKNEIAKRDKCRYIFEVLYRIDRNWDNAQTAKFYNVDGIDNTLASLLGERLRSYDYCFLSGELDPTEVFDNSSINPHDLQNRIFPFLKKTNNESKMVMWPVITDLTTGEAVPIPNVDMESSKFNGNFWFNWNRLSKGRGFVLTIAEKDVPLFLKQLKVMEFSKNELPFQIVTTGNELSAESIAKISEVANETKQKVYLIDCSTVLDTEFSKTYISFFQNKWVATLFNTFEEYILLDADVVPFVGSDYFFDSPSYKESGILLFKDRVMENEQTFQYCIEMLSGVEPSGQERRFIGSNLIFDSSLPFSSETSEEASVYYNFFKKLRLHHVDSGLVVVNKLEKLNGLLMSFMLNLDGKLQRCVYGDKEIFWLGQLYAGQDYSINPVDGSIIGPVNEQSGNDNGYTSGNYYICSTQIAHSDSKNKLLWVNGGLKTCKIPNSAEEDFGKEPEYFKSRYEDVSELKRLYDAPLNVEGLIVPDVSVHPWMQIKECSNYMYCAYSTDDIHTNSEPDAGRLITFTEKELRYINDISRTWNAN; this is encoded by the coding sequence ATGCTTAAATCATTAAAATCAAGAAGACTAATCTTAAAACGATCAATAACACTGCTGCTCTCTTTGCTCTTTTCTTACCTCATTTTCTCCGCAAGTCGGAATGCTACATCATCCAATAAATTAAACAGCCATGCAAGCGAGAGAACAGCTGTTGAATCATCTGCATTCGGTTGGATTGAGAAACGGCAACGGCAAATGGAATCAGAAAACTTAATAAAGCGATTATTTGCCTTCTTTTTGCCCTCTTTGAGTACAACTCCTTACAATGAGCGTGTACTGTTGACGCAATTAGCAAAGAATGAGATAGCTAAGCGTGACAAGTGCCGCTACATTTTTGAGGTACTATACAGAATTGATCGCAATTGGGATAATGCGCAAACTGCCAAATTTTATAATGTCGATGGAATAGATAATACGTTGGCGTCTCTGCTAGGTGAAAGATTAAGATCTTAtgattattgttttttgtCTGGTGAATTAGACCCTACTGAAGTATTTGACAATTCATCCATAAATCCTCATGATTTGCAAAACAGAATTTTTCcgtttttgaagaaaaccaaCAATGAATCCAAAATGGTAATGTGGCCTGTTATCACTGACCTGACAACTGGAGAGGCAGTGCCTATACCCAATGTTGATATGGAATCATCAAAATTTAATGGAAACTTTTGGTTCAATTGGAATAGGTTAAGCAAAGGAAGAGGCTTTGTTTTGACTATTGCTGAAAAAGATGTTCCTTTATTTCTGAAACAGTTGAAAGTGATGGAATTCTCAAAAAACGAGTTACCATTTCAAATAGTTACCACAGGAAATGAACTATCTGCAGAATCTATTGCCAAAATTTCTGAGGTCGCTAATGAAACGAAACAAAAGGTCTACTTAATAGACTGTTCAACAGTGCTTGACACCGAATTTTCAAAGACatacatttctttttttcaaaataaatgGGTTGCCACTTTATTCAACACATTCGAAGagtatattttgttggaTGCGGACGTAGTGCCATTTGTGGGGTCTGACTACTTCTTTGACTCTCCTTCTTACAAGGAGAGTGGAATACTATTGTTCAAGGATAGGGTTATGGAAAATGAGCAAACTTTCCAATACTGCATCGAAATGTTAAGTGGAGTAGAACCTTCTGGACAAGAACGCAGATTTATTGGAAGTAATCTGATTTTTGATTCGTCATTGCCTTTTTCCTCTGAAACTTCTGAAGAAGCATCTGTGTattacaattttttcaaaaaattacgACTCCATCATGTTGATAGTGGTTTGGTAGTAGTCAATAAACTTGAGAAATTAAATGGACTATTGATGTCTTTTATGTTAAATTTGGACGGGAAGTTGCAGAGGTGTGTGTATGGTGACAAAGAAATATTCTGGTTGGGACAATTATATGCTGGTCAAGATTATTCCATCAATCCCGTTGATGGTAGTATTATTGGACCTGTTAATGAACAGTCTGGAAATGATAACGGATACACAAGTGGGAATTATTACATCTGTTCTACACAGATCGCACATAGTGActccaaaaataaattactATGGGTAAACGGTGGATTGAAGACTTGTAAAATTCCAAACAGTGCGGAAGAAgactttggaaaagaacCAGAGTATTTTAAGAGTAGATATGAGGACGTTTCAGAGTTAAAGAGGTTATATGATGCTCCATTGAACGTTGAGGGGCTAATCGTCCCTGACGTTTCTGTTCATCCATGGATGCAAATCAAGGAATGTTCTAATTATATGTACTGTGCCTACTCTACGGATGACATACATACAAACTCTGAACCTGATGCAGGTCGTCTCATCACGTTTACCGAAAAGGAATTAAGGTATATCAATGATATTTCCCGAACTTGGAATGctaattaa
- the PDR11 gene encoding ATP-binding cassette multidrug transporter PDR11 (ATP-binding cassette (ABC) transporter~similar to YIL013C) has product MSLSKYFNPIPDASVTFDGATVQLEEPLGAVQNDDEFASEFENVGHLEISDITFRANEGEVVLVLGNPTSALFKGLFHGHKNLKYSPEGSIRFKDNEYKQFAAKCPHQIIYNNEQDIHFPYLTVEQTIDFALSCKFHIPKQERIEMRNELLKEFGLSHVKKTYVGNDYVRGVSGGERKRISIIETFIANGSVYLWDNSTKGLDSATALEFLSITQKMAKATRSVNFVKISQASDKIVNKFDKILMLSDSFQVFYGTMEECLTHFHDTLQIKKNPNDCIIEYLTSILNFKFKETSNSIVGLDTPSVVSEGNQALHINNETDLHTLWVQSPYYKHWKSITSKTIQECTRKDVNPDDISPIFSIPLKTQLKTCTVRAFERIIGDRNYLISQFVSVVVQSLVIGSLFYNIPLTTIGSFSRGSLTFFSILFFTFLSLADMPASFQRQPVVRKHVQLHFYYNWVETLATNFFDCCSKFILVVVFTIILYFLAHLQYNAARFFIFLLFLSVYNFCMVSLFALTALIAPTLSMANLLAGILLLAIAMYASYVIYMKDMHPWFIWIAYLNPAMFAMEAILSNELFNLKLDCHESIIPRGESYDNISFSHKACAWQGATLGNDYVRGRDYLKGGLRYTYHHVWRNFGIIIGFLCFFLFCSLLAAEYITPLFTRENLLRWNNYLKRYCPFLSSQKKKKGTAITKDSGMCTPKSPVANFSTSSSSVPSVSHQYDTDYNIKHPDETVNNHTKESVAMETQKHVISWKNINYTIGDKKLINDASGYISSGLTALMGESGAGKTTLLNVLSQRTESGVVTGELLIDGQPLTNIDAFRRSIGFVQQQDVHLELLTVKESLEISCVLRGDGDREYLGVVSNLLRLPSERLVADLSPTERKLLSIGVELVTKPSLLLFLDEPTSGLDAEAALTIVQFLKKLSMQGQAILCTIHQPSKSVISYFDNIYLLKRGGECVYFGSLPDACDYFVAHDKRLTFDREMDNPADFVIEVVGSGSTDIPIDDPEKSTSSKFGEQASYHKQSDSSINWAKLWQSSPEKVRVADNLLLLEEESRKSGVDFTTSVWSPPSYMEQIKLITKRQYICTKRDMTYVFAKYALNAGAGLFIGFSFWRTKHNINGLQDAIFLCFMMLCVSSPLINQVQDKALQSKEVYIAREARSNTYHWTVLLIAQTVVELPLAISSSTLFFLCCYFCCGFETSARIAGVFYLNYVLFAMYYLSFGLWLLYSAPDLQTAAVFVAFLYSFTASFCGVMQPYSLFPRFWTFMYRVSPYTYFIETFVSLLLHDREVNCSTSEMVPSQPIMGQTCGQFMEPFIAEFGGKLHINNTYTVCAYCMYTVGDDFLAQENMSYHHRWRNFGFEWVFVCFNLAAMFVGFYLTYIKKIWPPVIAGIKRCIPSMRRSKTSKNTNEMSL; this is encoded by the coding sequence ATGTCtctttccaaatattttaatCCAATTCCTGACGCTTCAGTCACCTTTGATGGGGCTACCGTTCAATTGGAAGAACCTCTCGGTGCTGTCCAGAACGATGATGAATTCGCATCGGAATTCGAGAACGTAGGCCATTTGGAAATAAGCGATATCACGTTTCGTGCTAATGAAGGTGAAGTCGTCTTAGTACTGGGGAACCCAACATCAGCGCTCTTTAAAGGTCTATTCCATGGTCACAAAAATCTGAAATACTCACCCGAAGGGTCCATTAGATTCAAAGACAATGAATACAAACAGTTTGCTGCCAAATGCCCTCATCAGATCATTTATAATAACGAACAAGACATTCACTTCCCGTATCTGACGGTGGAACAAACCATTGATTTTGCGTTGAGTTGTAAATTTCATATCCCCAAGCAGGAGCGTATTGAGATGAGAAACGAgttattgaaagaattcGGACTGTCGCATGTAAAGAAGACATATGTGGGTAATGATTACGTTCGTGGGGTTTCCGGGGGTGAAAGGAAGCGTATCTCTATTATTGAAACCTTTATCGCCAATGGGTCTGTGTACTTATGGGATAACTCGACGAAGGGTTTGGATTCTGCGACTGCCCtagaatttctttccatCACGCAAAAGATGGCGAAAGCCACAAGATCGGTGAATTTTGTCAAAATTTCTCAAGCAAGTGATAAAATCGTTAACAAATTTGACAAGATTCTTATGTTAAGTGATTCCTTCCAGGTGTTTTATGGAACTATGGAGGAATGTCTAACGCATTTCCATGATACCTTgcagataaaaaaaaaccctAACGATTGTATTATCGAATATTTAACATCAATCTTAAACTTTAAATTCAAGGAAACGTCTAATTCCATTGTCGGGCTTGACACACCATCTGTTGTCTCTGAAGGGAATCAAGCTTTACACATCAATAATGAAACAGATTTGCATACGTTATGGGTTCAATCTCCATACTATAAACACTGGAAGAGTATCACTTCAAAAACGATACAAGAATGCACCCGAAAAGATGTTAATCCGGATGATATCTCCCCCATTTTTAGTATTCCACTAAAGACGCAACTGAAAACGTGCACTGTAAGAGCTTTCGAAAGAATTATTGGTGACAGAAACTACTTGATCTCTCAATTTGTGTCTGTTGTAGTGCAGTCTTTGGTTATTGGGTCTCTTTTCTATAACATTCCCCTAACAACCATTGGGTCATTTTCCAGAGGATCTCTAACTTTCTTCTCCATTCTGTTCTTCacatttctttctttggcTGACATGCCTGCTTCCTTCCAAAGGCAACCGGTCGTCCGCAAACATGTCCagcttcatttttattataattGGGTGGAAACGTTGgcaacaaatttttttgactGTTGCTCTAAGTTTATACTGGTGGTTGTTTTCACAATCATACTTTACTTTTTGGCTCACTTGCAATACAATGCAGCtagatttttcatctttctGCTTTTCCTTTCCGTCTATAACTTTTGCATGGTGTCACTATTTGCATTGACCGCTTTGATCGCTCCAACTTTATCAATGGCAAATCTTTTAGCCGGTATATTACTTCTGGCCATTGCCATGTACGCGTCTTATGTTATTTACATGAAAGATATGCACCCATGGTTCATATGGATTGCATATTTAAATCCTGCTATGTTTGCCATGGAAGCCATATTGAGTAACGAATTGTTTAACCTGAAACTTGACTGTCACGAAAGCATTATCCCCAGAGGTGAATCTTATGACAATATTTCATTCAGTCATAAAGCTTGTGCTTGGCAAGGTGCCACCCTAGGTAATGATTACGTGAGAGGCCGTGATTATTTAAAAGGTGGGTTAAGGTACACTTACCATCACGTATGGAGAAATTTCGGTATTATTATTGGGTTTCTGTGTTTCTTCTTATTCTGTTCTTTACTAGCAGCTGAGTATATCACACCTCTGTTTACCAGAGAAAATTTACTCCGGTGGAATAACTATCTCAAAAGATACTGTCCCTTTCTAAgtagccaaaaaaaaaagaaaggaacgGCCATTACCAAAGACTCTGGCATGTGTACTCCCAAGTCCCCGGTAGCCAATTTTTCcacttcatcttcatctgtCCCATCCGTCTCGCATCAATACGACACTGATTACAATATTAAACATCCCGATGAAACTGTTAACAACCATACTAAGGAATCCGTAGCTATGGAAACACAAAAACACGTCATCTCTTggaaaaatatcaattaCACCATTGGcgacaaaaaattgatcaacGACGCCTCCGGCTATATAAGTTCCGGATTAACTGCCTTAATGGGTGAATCTGGTGCTGGTAAGACCACTTTGTTGAATGTTTTGTCTCAAAGGACCGAAAGTGGTGTTGTTACTGGTGAATTATTAATCGACGGCCAGCCATTAACGAATATTGATGCATTTAGAAGGAGTATAGGGTTCGTTCAACAGCAAGATGTTCATTTAGAGCTGTTGACTGTGAAAGAGTCTTTGGAAATATCCTGCGTCCTAAGAGGTGACGGAGACAGGGAGTATTTAGGAGTTGTTAGCAACCTATTAAGATTGCCTTCGGAAAGACTTGTTGCTGATTTGTCTCCaactgaaagaaaattattatcCATTGGTGTAGAACTGGTTACCAAGCCTTCTCTATTGTTATTCCTAGATGAACCTACTTCAGGACTAGATGCTGAAGCAGCTTTAACCATCGTgcaattcttgaaaaagctTTCAATGCAAGGCCAGGCTATCTTATGTACTATTCATCAACCCAGCAAAAGTGTTATCAGCTATTTCGATAACATTTATTTACTAAAAAGAGGAGGTGAATGTGTTTATTTTGGTTCATTACCTGATGCCTGCGACTATTTTGTAGCCCACGATAAACGTCTAACTTTTGACAGAGAAATGGATAATCCTGCTGATTTCGTTATTGAAGTTGTTGGTAGCGGAAGTACCGATATTCCAATTGATGACCCAGAGAAGTCAACCTCAAGCAAATTTGGCGAGCAAGCATCTTACCATAAGCAATCAGATTCCTCAATCAACTGGGCAAAACTCTGGCAATCCTCTCCCGAAAAAGTGAGGGTTGCCGACAATTTGCTTttattagaagaagaatccCGGAAATCTGGTGTTGATTTCACTACGTCAGTATGGAGTCCACCTTCATATATGGAACAAATTAAATTAATTACAAAAAGACAGTACATTTGTACCAAAAGGGACATGACCTATGTTTTTGCTAAATATGCTTTGAATGCTGGCGCTGGACTATTCATTGggttttccttttggaGGACAAAACATAATATCAACGGCCTGCAGGATGCTATTTTCTTATGTTTCATGATGCTTTGTGTTTCCTCCCCTTTGATCAATCAGGTTCAAGATAAGGCTTTGCAATCTAAAGAAGTCTATATCGCTAGGGAAGCGAGATCTAATACTTATCATTGGACCGTTCTTTTGATTGCTCAGACTGTTGTTGAATTACCATTGGCCATTTCTAGTTCTACCTTATTTTTCCTATGCTGCTACTTCTGTTGCGGTTTTGAAACTTCTGCCCGTATAGCTGGTGTCTTTTACTTGAATTATGTTTTATTCGCCATGTATTATTTGTCATTTGGGTTATGGCTTCTATATTCTGCCCCTGATTTACAAACTGCCGCCGTCTTTGTTGCCTTCCTATATAGTTTTACCGCTTCCTTCTGTGGTGTTATGCAACCGTACTCGTTATTCCCAAGATTTTGGACATTCATGTACAGGGTTTCACCATACAcatatttcattgaaacTTTCGTGAGCTTACTTCTTCATGACAGGGAAGTAAACTGTTCAACAAGTGAGATGGTACCAAGTCAACCTATAATGGGTCAAACTTGCGGTCAATTTATGGAACCGTTTATCGCTGAGTTTGGTGGGAAACTGCACATCAATAACACATATACTGTTTGCGCCTACTGCATGTATACTGTTGGGGATGACTTCCTTGCTCAAGAGAATATGAGTTATCATCACAGATGGAGAAATTTTGGTTTTGAATGGGTTTTCGTCTGCTTTAATCTTGCTGCCATGTTTGTGGGGTTCTACTTAACctatatcaaaaaaatttggcCTCCTGTGATTGCTGGCATAAAGAGGTGTATTCCATCAATGAGGAGGTCCAAAACATCCAAAAATACAAACGAAATGAGTTTATAG
- the TIR3 gene encoding Tir3p: MSFTKIAALLAVAAASSQLVSAEVGQYEIIEFDAILADVKANLEQYMSLAMNNPDFSLPSGVLDVYQHMTTATDDSYTSYFTEMDFAQITTAMLQVPWYSSRLEPEILAALQSAGISITSIGEDASESATATSDASSASESSSAASSSASESSSAASSSASESSSAASSSASEAAKSSSSAKSSGSSAASSAASSAASSASSKASSAASSASSKASSSSAKASSSAEKSTNSSSSATSKNAGAAMDMGFFSAGVGAAIAGAAAMLL; this comes from the coding sequence ATGTCTTTCACTAAAATCGCTGCTTTACTAGCTGTTGCCGCCGCCTCCTCTCAATTGGTTTCTGCTGAAGTTGGGCAATATGAAATCATCGAATTCGACGCTATCTTGGCAGACGTCAAGGCCAATTTGGAACAATACATGTCCTTGGCAATGAACAATCCAGATTTTTCTCTACCATCCGGTGTTTTGGATGTTTACCAACATATGACCACTGCCACTGATGATTCTTACACTAGTTATTTCACTGAAATGGACTTTGCTCAAATCACCACTGCTATGCTTCAAGTGCCTTGGTATTCTTCTAGACTAGAACCTGAAATCCTCGCTGCCTTACAAAGTGCAGGTATCAGTATTACCTCTATAGGTGAGGATGCTTCCGAATCTGCTACTGCCACCTCAGATGCATCTTCTGCCTCTGAATCTTCTTCGgctgcttcttcttctgccTCTGAATCTTCTTCGgctgcttcttcttctgcttcTGAATCCTCCTCAGCCGCCTCTTCCTCAGCCTCTGAAGCTGCTAAGTCTTCTAGCTCTGCCAAGTCTTCTGGCTCTTCTGCTGCTTCCTCCGCCGCTTCCTCCGCTGCTTCCTCTGCATCTTCCAAGGCCTCTTCTGCTGCTTCTTCTGCTTCTTCTAAAgcctcttcctcttccgCAAAGGCCTCCTCTTCTGCCGAAAAATCTACTAATAGTTCCTCTTCTGCTACTTCTAAGAACGCTGGTGCAGCTATGGACATGGGTTTCTTTTCCGCTGGTGTTGGTGCCGCTATTGCTGGTGCAGCCGCTATGCTCTTATGA
- the DOT5 gene encoding thioredoxin peroxidase DOT5 (Nuclear thiol peroxidase~similar to YIL010W) — protein MGEALRRSTRIAASKRMLEDEESKLAPISPPVVLKKKIKTVPKHKANEPADKEGNKSSAAEDLEIGDPIPDLSLLNEDNDSISLKKIAEDNRVVVFFVYPKASTPGCTRQACGFRDNYEDLKKYAAVFGLSADSVTAQKKFQTKQNLPYHLLSDPKREFIGLLGAKKTLLSGSIRSHFIFVDGKLRFKRVKISPEVSVNDAKKEVLELAEKFKEE, from the coding sequence ATGGGCGAAGCGTTACGTAGATCGACTAGGATTGCTGCATCCAAAAGGATGTTGGAAGACGAAGAGTCCAAACTGGCCCCCATTTCGCCACCGGTAGTGCttaagaagaaaatcaagACAGTTCCAAAACATAAAGCCAACGAACCAGCAGATAAAGAGGGCAATAAATCGTCCGCTGCTGAGGATTTGGAAATAGGCGATCCTATCCCTGATTTGAGTCTTttaaatgaagataatgaCTCTATCTCCTTGAAGAAAATCGCCGAAGATAACAGAGTTGTGGTATTTTTTGTGTATCCCAAGGCAAGCACACCTGGTTGTACTAGACAGGCTTGTGGGTTTCGTGACAATTATGAGGATCTCAAGAAATACGCTGCTGTGTTTGGATTGAGTGCAGATTCTGTGACAGCCCAGAAAAAGTTCCAGACTAAACAAAATCTGCCATATCATTTACTAAGCGATCCAAAGAGGGAGTTTATTGGGTTGTTAGGTGCTAAAAAAACGCTACTTTCTGGTTCTATTAGGTCCCATTTCATCTTTGTTGATGGGAAGTTAAGATTCAAAAGAGTTAAAATATCACCAGAAGTCAGTGTAAATGACGCCAAAAAGGAAGTGCTGGAACTCGCCGAAAagtttaaagaagaataa
- the EST3 gene encoding telomerase subunit EST3 (similar to YIL009C) has protein sequence MPRVILESHSKPADSVFLQPWIKALIENNSEHNQHHPSDHVIPILTKQDLALPHMSPKILTNPCHFAKITRFYNVCDYKVCASIRDSTHQILS, from the coding sequence ATGCCAAGAGTAATTCTCGAGTCTCATTCAAAGCCGGCAGACTCTGTTTTTCTACAACCATGGATAAAAGCATTAATTGAAAACAATTCGGAGCATAATCAACATCATCCTTCTGATCATGTAATTCCTATCCTGACCAAGCAGGACTTGGCGCTACCGCACATGAGCCCCAAAATATTAACCAACCCATGCCACTTCGCCAAAATTACAAGATTTTATAACGTTTGCGATTATAAGGTGTGTGCATCTATAAGAGATTCCACGCACCAAATACTTAGTTGA
- the FAA3 gene encoding long-chain fatty acid-CoA ligase FAA3 (Long chain fatty acyl-CoA synthetase~similar to YIL009W), with product MSEQHSVPVGKAANEHETAPRRNVRVKKRPLIRPLNSSASTLYEFALECFNKGGKRDGMAWRDLVDIHETKKTIVRKVDGKDKSIEKTWLYYEMTPYKMMTYQELTWVMHDMGRGLAKIGIKPNGEHKFHIFASTSHKWMKVFLGCISQGIPVVTAYDTLGESGLIHSMVETESAAIFTDNLLLAKMIVPLQSARDIKFLIHNEPIDPSDKRQNGKLYKAAKEAINKIREVRPDIKIYCFEEIIKIGKKSKDEVKLHPPKPEDLACIMYTSGSISAPKGVVLTHYNIVSGIAGVGHNVFGWIGSTDRVLSFLPLAHIFELVFEFEAFYWNGILGYGSVKTLTNTSTRNCKGDLAEFKPTIMIGVAAVWETVRKAILEKISDLTPVLQKIFWSAYSMKEKNVPCTGFLSRMVFKKVRQATGGHLKFIMNGGSAISIDAQKFFSIVLCPMIIGYGLTETVANACVLEPDHFEYGIVGDLVGSVTAKLVDVKDLGYFAKNNQGELLLKGAPVCSEYYKNPIETAVSFTYDGWFRTGDIVEWTPKGQLKIIDRRKNLVKTLNGEYIALEKLESVYRSNSYVKNICVYADESRVKPVGIVVPNLGPLSKFAVKLRIMKKGEDIENHIHEKALRNAVFKEMITTAKSQGLIGIELLCGIVFFDEEWTPENGFVTSAQKLKRREILAAVRPDVEKVYKENT from the coding sequence ATGTCCGAACAACACTCCGTCCCAGTCGGTAAAGCTGCTAATGAGCATGAGACTGCCCCTAGAAGAAATGTCAGAGTCAAGAAGCGGCCCTTAATTAGACCATTGAATTCGTCAGCATCTACGCTGTATGAATTTGCCCTAGAATGTTTTAACAAGGGCGGGAAACGAGATGGTATGGCTTGGAGAGACCTCGTTGATATTCATGagacaaagaaaactattGTGAGAAAGGTTGACGGCAAGGATAAGTCTATAGAAAAGACATGGCTGTACTATGAAATGACACCATATAAGATGATGACCTACCAAGAGCTGACCTGGGTGATGCACGACATGGGTCGTGGGCTGGCAAAAATAGGTATCAAGCCCAATGGAGAACACAAGTTCCACATCTTCGCATCTACTTCTCATAAATGGATGAAGGTTTTCCTTGGTTGCATATCCCAGGGTATCCCCGTAGTAACTGCATATGATACTTTGGGTGAGAGTGGTTTGATTCATTCCATGGTCGAAACCGAGTCTGCTGCTATTTTCACAGACAATCTGTTACTGGCCAAAATGATAGTGCCCTTGCAATCTGCCAGGGATATCAAATTTCTAATCCATAACGAACCTATCGATCCCAGTGACAAGAGACAAAACGGTAAGCTTTATAAGGCTGCCAAGGAGGCCATTAATAAGATCAGAGAAGTTAGGCCAGATATAAAAATTTACTGTTTCGAAGAAATCATCAAGATaggtaaaaaaagtaaagacGAGGTCAAACTTCATCCGCCTAAGCCAGAAGATTTGGCTTGTATCATGTACACCTCAGGCTCGATTAGTGCACCAAAGGGTGTGGTGTTGACTCATTATAACATTGTCTCCGGTATCGCTGGTGTGGGTCACAACGTTTTTGGATGGATTGGTTCTACGGACCGTGTTTTGTCATTCCTGCCACTGGCTCACATTTTTGAGCTGGTCTTTGAATTCGAGGCCTTTTACTGGAACGGTATTCTTGGGTACGGTAGTGTCAAGACTTTGACTAATACTTCGACTCGTAATTGCAAGGGTGACCTGGCCGAGTTTAAACCTACTATAATGATCGGTGTGGCTGCCGTTTGGGAAACTGTGCGGAAAGCTATTCTAGAAAAGATCAGCGATTTGACTCCCGTGCTtcagaagattttttggtCTGCTTATAgtatgaaagaaaagaatgtACCATGTACTGGATTTTTAAGTCGTATGGTCTTCAAAAAAGTCAGACAAGCCACCGGTGGCCATCTTAAGTTTATCATGAATGGTGGATCTGCGATCAGTATAGACgctcaaaaattcttttccatCGTCCTGTGTCCCATGATTATCGGTTATGGTTTAACTGAAACAGTTGCAAATGCGTGCGTCTTGGAACCTGATCATTTCGAATATGGTATCGTCGGTGATCTCGTTGGGTCGGTCACTGCCAAATTAGTGGATGTGAAGGATTTAGGTTATTTTGCAAAAAACAACCAAGGTGAATTGCTACTAAAGGGTGCACCAGTCTGTTCTGAATACTATAAGAATCCAATAGAAACTGCGGTCTCTTTTACTTATGATGGCTGGTTTCGTACTGGTGATATTGTTGAATGGACTCCCAAGGGACAACttaaaattattgatagaagaaagaatttGGTCAAAACCCTAAATGGTGAATATATTGCATTGGAAAAGTTAGAGTCAGTTTACAGGTCAAACTCCtatgtaaaaaatatctgTGTTTATGCCGATGAAAGTAGAGTTAAACCAGTTGGTATTGTGGTACCCAACTTAGGACCTTTATCTAAATTTGCCGTCAAATTACgtattatgaaaaaaggtGAAGACATCGAAAATCATATTCATGAAAAGGCCTTACGAAATGCTGTTTTCAAAGAGATGATTACAACAGCCAAATCTCAAGGTTTGATTGGTATTGAACTACTATGTGGTatcgttttctttgatgaagaatggACACCTGAAAATGGCTTTGTCACGTCTGCccaaaaattgaagagaagGGAAATTTTAGCCGCTGTCAGACCGGACGTCGAAAAGgtttacaaagaaaacactTAG